Proteins encoded by one window of Cannabis sativa cultivar Pink pepper isolate KNU-18-1 chromosome 4, ASM2916894v1, whole genome shotgun sequence:
- the LOC115714497 gene encoding transcription factor HHO5, whose product MELSLNNNSGLAFVPKTISEFLEHVSKIRDGSEKLSKLDDYVKRFEEEKRKIDAFKRELPLCMSLVTDAIERLKEEEKAIKAMDEFTSFKGNSDENGSTNLVDDSCDKKSWMSSAQLWSTNVVDCDSHNKQTSVSELKPRIEEVAVDRHVSEKQPIGVSDYRNRGGAFVPFKAQPSPPSGVIVRTSLKEDKEVSLSRVPSLSLMPPTPLPTTSPISEMGGTSGDSNPKSSHSCKTGSASSFLTEQVKLVSKSQLVQHQTQHQHHQQQQPFRKQRRCWSIELHRRFVDAIHQLGGSHVATPKQIRELMRVEGLTNDEVKSHLQKYRLHVRKLPNSSTEPDSGLWMSQDQCGDSSHQSASPQGPLAPSGSNKALSHTGGNSTEVEDEEEDEKSDGHSWRGGNHNKAGEDV is encoded by the exons ATGGAACTGAGCTTGAATAATAATTCAGGATTAGCCTTCGTTCCCAAAACCATTTCTGAGTTTCTCGAACACGTTTCGAAAATCAGAGATGGGTCTGAGAAATTATCAAAGCTCGATGATTATGTGAAAAggtttgaagaagaaaagagaaaaatcgATGCTTTTAAGCGTGAGCTTCCTCTTTGCATGAGTCTGGTTACCGATG CTATTGAGAGGTTGAAGGAGGAAGAGAAAGCCATAAAAGCTATGGATGAGTTCACATCGTTTAAGGGAAATTCAGATGAGAATGGATCGACAAATTTGGTAGATGATTCTTGTGATAAGAAAAGCTGGATGAGCTCTGCTCAGCTATGGAGTACAAATGTTGTTGATTGTGATTCTCATAATAAACAAACCTCAGTTTCTGAACTTAAACCG AGAATTGAAGAAGTAGCAGTGGATCGGCATGTGTCTGAAAAACAACCAATTGGGGTTTCTGATTATAGAAACAGAGGAGGAGCATTTGTACCATTCAAGGCTCAACCTAGTCCTCCTAGTGGTGTTATAGTAAGGACTAGTTTGAAAGAAGATAAAGAGGTTTCACTTTCACGGGTGCCTAGTCTGAGTCTCATGCCTCCAACTCCATTGCCTACAACTTCTCCAATATCTGAGATGGGTGGAACTAGTGGTGATTCTAATCCTAAGAGCAGCCATAGTTGTAAAACTGGTTCTGCTTCATCTTTCTTGACCGAGCAAGTTAAGTTAGTGAGCAAATCACAACTGGTGCAGCACCAGACACAACACCagcatcatcaacaacaacaaccctTTAGAAAACAGAGAAGGTGTTGGTCTATTGAACTTCATCGTCGTTTTGTTGATGCAATTCACCAGCTTGGTGGTTCTCATG TAGCTACACCTAAACAAATAAGAGAGCTTATGAGGGTTGAAGGCCTTACTAATGATGAAGTAAAAAGCCATTTGCAG AAATACAGGCTCCATGTGAGAAAACTTCCCAACTCTTCCACCGAGCCAGACAGTGGCCTATGGATGAGTCAAGATCAATGTGGAGATAGCTCACACCAATCTGCATCTCCTCAGGGTCCTCTAGCACCGAGCGGCTCTAATAAAGCACTTTCTCATACTGGCGGGAACAGTACAGaagttgaagatgaagaagaagatgaaaaatCAGATGGCCATAGTTGGAGAGGTGGTAATCACAACAAGGCAGGAGAAGATGTATAG